The genomic interval GGAAACTAACCTCATCAGCCTCAGGGTCAGTTGGGTGATTGGCTGCTTCAACAATAAATTTGGCTTTAATATCATTGGCGTTTTCCCTTCAACCATATAAAAAGAGTTAGATAAAAAGGttacaataatatattcattataGATATCCTTTTGAACACATAGATGTTTAGGATGCTTGAGTATTGAAGGCAATAAATTTGTGCGACAAGCAACTTTGTCAAGATCCTTTGTGGAGTAACACAGAAAAACTTCATTTTAGTCCTTTTAGATTACGTTTTTCACGGACATTTAGAAATAAAGTGAATGGTATTTTACAACATTGTTCAAATCCAAAGACCAAAGTGAAAAAATTCGTGAAGTTATTAAAGATTAAATCATCACAAGAACTAAAGTGCAAGTCAATTACTAAAGAAAAAGTTTGTGGTGCATTTTGACTTCTGCTTCCAAGGTAAATGTGATGAAATACAGTTAAATTAGTGATCTACTAAGCACACAAGAATTTTGTAGTTTAAGTAAAAGCACCTATTGATGACTCCTCCAAGAGCTGCTGGGACAAGAACATCACAGTCTTCAACCAAAATTGACTTGGGATCAATAGCATCACCACCGTGGAATCCTTTCACTCCTCTGTTTTCTCTGGAATGCTTGAGTAGACTTGGTATGTCAAGACCATTGTTGTTCTTTATGGCCCCAGTTATGTCACTCACAACGACAACTATGCCACCTTTCTCACTGATCAGTTGGGCAGCCCAAGACCCTACATTTCCAAAACCCTGAAGACACACAAAGCAGGgttaattgtatgattttatCTCATATTCATCAAAATTATTAGGAAAGGATTCATGAACTTTTTCTTGGagaattttcacatttaaataGTACATGTCTATCAGTCATTGTTGTGGACATAATTTTCAAACTACTATGCATGATGTTAGAGGCTCCAGTCCATACATAACATATAAGggttaatatgatttttgttcAATATTTGAGGGGTTTATTTGAAGAGATTCttcaattgttttcttttttgtattcaactcattttatttaaaaggagTGAATGTGGTTCCTTATGTTAATTTGGTGTTGACATCATTTGAAAGCTAACCACCTCTCAGTGGTTTCCAACTCTTCATTTTCTCTATCCGTTTCTATTTACTGCACCACCATGGCTGCCTCTAGAGAAAGTAGAAACACGTGCAGGAAGTAGAAAAGGAGGAAGTGAAAAGTTGGTCACCTTCCAAATGATGTTAACACTAATTTATCAAAAGAAACCACATTgtttccttttaaataaaatggtgaTTGATCCGAGGACAAAAAAATTGATGATTCACATTGAATAAACTTCTCAAATATTGGGACCAAAAACCTATTAACCCTGGCATATAATGAATGCTGTTTTTCATTTTGCATAGAAATCAAGGGTAATAAAAACAAGTAGTACCTGTATGACAAACCGTTGTCCGGATACACTCTTTCCATGCTCCTTAAGCAAAGCCTCAGTTGCAAAGAGGACTCCCCTTCCTGTTGCTGCATCTCTGCCTAGAGATCCACCAAGATCCTATTTCAACACAAAATGTTAGATATGGGAATTGTTTTGGGAGATAAAATCAACACATTTCTAAGCACACTCTTTGTTATTGGTTGAAATTCTTGTTTGACTGACTATGTAGGGAGTGGAACCCTCCTTAATGGAATTCATATGAAACTCTAACTAATAATCTAACTACAAAGAAAGTGTTAGAAAAAAGTGTTTTCCTAGTTTTGCTAATTTGTTTCTTAAGCATAGGGTGCTGTTGTGGCACAGTTCAAAGGCCattaaaatgagaaatataaatgttttaatctACTTACAATAGGTTTCCCAGTAACTACTGCAGGAGAGTGGCCATGAAATTTGGAATACTCATCTAGTATCCAAGCCATAGTCTGCATAAGACCATACAAAAGAAGTGTGATTTGTTagtgttttgtattaaataattttatcagcATATAGATAAGCATAATTGTTGTACTCACCTGTGGTCCTGTTCCCATATCAGGTGCAGGTACATCTGTCTGAACTCCAATCAGATCATGAATTTTTTGTGTGAAAACTCTGGTAAGTCTCTCTAACTCTGACACACTTAATTCTGATGGATCACATCCTATCCCTCCTTTGGCCCCACCATATGGTATATTTGCTACTGCTGTCTTCCATGTCATTAGTTGTGCCAAAGCATTCACTTCATCTGGTTCAACCTGCTCAAgccaaaacatatataattgaatGAGAGAACTCATAACCTATAAACAGATCATAATAACACATTTAGGCCAATTCAATTCCTTCTTTGGTCATGAATGGAATCATACCTGCATTCAATATAGGATAAAATGTGCTTCAGGTGCTGAATCTTCAGTCAAAATTTGTTctggtttttatatttgaaaactaGGGTTTTGGTCAACAAGTTATTTTCTAG from Vigna radiata var. radiata cultivar VC1973A chromosome 9, Vradiata_ver6, whole genome shotgun sequence carries:
- the LOC106773541 gene encoding glutamate dehydrogenase B, yielding MNALAATNRNFRLASRLLGLDSKLEKSLLIPFREIKVECTIPKDDGSLATFVGFRIQHDNARGPMKGGIRYHPEVEPDEVNALAQLMTWKTAVANIPYGGAKGGIGCDPSELSVSELERLTRVFTQKIHDLIGVQTDVPAPDMGTGPQTMAWILDEYSKFHGHSPAVVTGKPIDLGGSLGRDAATGRGVLFATEALLKEHGKSVSGQRFVIQGFGNVGSWAAQLISEKGGIVVVVSDITGAIKNNNGLDIPSLLKHSRENRGVKGFHGGDAIDPKSILVEDCDVLVPAALGGVINRENANDIKAKFIVEAANHPTDPEADEXLKKRGVVILPDIFANSGGVTVSYFEWVQNIQGFMWDEEKVNNELRTYMTKGFKDVKDMCKTHNCDLRMGAFTLAVNRVARATVLRGWEA